CGGCCGCTAGAAGATGATGTACACGTCATCGGAGGGCCGGCCCGAGACCGGAGTGATGCTCGGAGCGCCAGATCCGCCGTTGCCGCGATCCAGATAGAACTGGTCGGTGATGTACTCGTCGACGTAGCCCGTGCCGGGGTTCGGAATCTCGCTTCCGCCCGTCGGTCCCTGGGCGGTCGCCTGGCTCGACACCGTCGCCAGATCCGGGGGCTGCGCCTGGCGCGGCTCGGACGTCGCGGGCGGCAGCGCGCGCACCCTCGTCGCGGTGCCGGATGCGATCTCGGTGCCGGACGGCGCGGGACTCGTGCCCTGCCCCGCGGAGACGGCAGGCGCGTCCGGCGTGACCGTGGAAGGGGACTCGGTCGCAGATGGGGCCTTCGTTTCGATCGACGCGACCGGTGCGACGCTCGGATCCCGGTTCAGGGCCGGATACACGATGAGCGCCGCGACCCAGACGGCGCACGCGCCGGCTCCCGCCACCGCCACGGGCCGGAGCCACGCGGGCGGCGCGAGGAATCCGCGGGCCCACTCGATCAGGGAGGGCCGGAGCCCCTCGCCGGAGCGGATGCGAACCATCACGTCCTCTTCGAAGTGAGGGCTCGTGTCCTCCAGGGGAAGGCTCTGGAAGAGCTCCAAGGCGGCGCGCGTTTCCTTGAGGCTCACCGAACACTTGCGGCAGGAGAGGAGGTGCGTCTCGAGCGAGCGTCGCTCGTTCTGGCTCAGCTCGTCTTCAATGAGCGCGGAGAAGAGGGACTCGGCAGACCGGCAGTTCATACATCCTCCAAGGTGAGGTGCGGCTTGAGCCGTTCCTTCAGCATGAGCCGGGCGCGGTTGATGCGCGAGCGCACCGTGCCTCCCGGGATCTTGAGGATCTGGCCCACCTCCTCGTAACTGAGACCCTCGACGTCCCGAAGCACCACCGCCTCGCGGTAGCGAGCGGGGATCTTCCGGAGGGCTTCGGCGACCTTCTGCCCGATCTCGTGGGCGGTCAGGTCCTCGTCGGGGAGCGGCTTCGAGTCGGGGAAGGACATCCCCTGCCCGCTCGAATCTTCCTCCATCGCGTCCAGGCTGAACGTGCCCTTGTGGCGCACGCGGCTCCGGATTTCGTTCTTCGTGAGGTTCACCGCGATCGTGAAGATCCACGTGGAGAACTTCCCGCTCTTCCGGTACCGCTCCCGGTTCCGGAAGACCCTCAGGAAGACCTCCTGACTGATCTCCTCCGCCCGGTCCCGGTCGTTGATGAACCGGCAGACCAGGTTCATGATCCGCGTCCGATACCGCTGAACGAGCGCGCGGAACGCCGCCTCGGAGCCCATCGCACAGCGCTCCATGACGTCCTCATCGCTCAGCTCGGCAAGATCGAGCTTTTTCAAGCGCAGGGGCTCGAGTGGCACGTCGCTCTCCGTGTTCATGGGTACACCGCCCACGGAGGCGAGGTTCCTGGATGAGGAGAACTTAACGGGTCTGGAAGAGGCTCAGGCCCGTGGGAGGGCTCGGCCGGCCCGACTTGGCGCGCGCCTCGGCTTCCCGGGCTTCCGAGTCGAGCCTGAGGCTGCGGCAGACCCGAGCCAGGGCCCGGTTGGCCTCGATCACGGTCTCGGGACATTGGGAGGCTCGCGTCAGGAGCTCCCGAGCCATCTCGAGCTGGCCGCGCTTCTGACGGATCGAGCCCAGGAGTAGCAAGGCTCTGCCGTTCTTGGGGTTGAGCTGGATGGCCCGGCTCAAGGTATGGATGGCCTGCGGCGCGTTCCCCTGCGCCAGCTCGGCCGATGCCAGGAAGTAGAGGCATTCGGATGTCTCCGTACCGAGATCGCGCAGCCGTTCCCAGGCCCACTGGGCCAGGAGGCTGTCCCCCAGCACTGTCGCCGTGGAGCCGAGCTCCGCGTAGACGGAGGGACTCGACACCCCTCGGGCGGCGCTTTCCCGGATCAGCCCGACCGCCATCTCGGGGTGGCCGAGCAAAGAATAACATAGACTTGCGGCGAGGACCTGCCTGGGGTTGGCCATCGGAGTCCGGCGAACCCCTTCCAGCGTTCTGATGCCCTTCCCACGGTCTCCGACCCGGATTTCCAGGTACGCCACGACCAGGGATTCCTCCCGGGTGAAGGTCCATCCGGGGATGTTCCGACGGTAGCCCTCGAGCGCCTTCCTCTCCTCCCCCAGGGCCAGGTTCGCCCGGGAGCGGATCGGGACGGTCCGGGCGTCCGGCTTGAGCGGTTTCACGACCTCGAGCGCGGCGCGGTAGTGCCCGGCGGCCAGGAGGCCCTGTCCGGCATCCACCCGGATGTCGTCCTCCCGCAATCCCCTCGCGTCCGCCCAGGACAGGAGCTGGTGGAAGTCCTGGAACTTGGCCTCCCGGACCAGGAACCCGGCGAGGGCAGCCACGTGTTCTTGACGAGGCTCCCCGCCGAGCGCCAGCTCGCGAAGAAGGGTTTCCTCCAGCGCGAGATCCCCCCGCCGCTGCGCGAGAGAGACACCCAGGGCAAGGGTCCTGGGGTCTCCGGGTTTCAGCTCCAGGGCCAGGCGGAGGGCTTGATTCGCTTCCTCCAGCCGGCCGTCCTCGAGCGCAAGGCCGAGGATCCCGGTCGCGATCCACGCGAAGTCGGGCAGGAGCACATCGGTCCGCTTCAGGTCGGCGAGCGCCGCCTCGTAGTTCCGGTTCAGCTCGTTCGCCAGAGCCCGGAGCGCATAGAGCTCGGGCATCGCGCCGAGCTGGCGAAGGGGAGGCGTCAGCACCTGCACCGCCTTCGCCGCCTCGCCCGACCGCAGCCGCATCCGTCCCACGAGCATGGCCCCGTCCGCGTTCGTGCTGTCGAGCGCGAGCGCCTGCTCCCCCCACTCGAGCGCGCGCACGTCCTCCCCGATCTCCTCGCAGAGGAGGGCGACCCGGGAGCGGGCGAAGCTCGAACGGGGATCGAGGACCGTCACCGACTCGGCCCATGCGATGGCCGCCACGCGGTCTCCGGCCGCCTCGGCCAGTTGCGAGCGCACGTGGCACTGGATCGCCGCGGGGGTATAGAGCGTGAAGAAGTACGCGCGGGCGGGAGCGGCCTCGCCCGCGAGGAGGGCCAGCGTGCCGCAGAAGAGGAGCGCCTTCAGGCGCTCATTCGAGGTACGGGTCACGTTCACGTCGTCTCTTTCTCCTGATATGAGAATGGAGGAAGACCCGGATGGGCCCTCCTCCCCCTCGAGACGACGCTATGATTTTACAGAATCAAGGTTCGGACTGCAAGTGCGATGCGGCCCACGGGGCCGATTCGGCGCGCGATGAGGCGGCCGAACGCTCGCTCGTGCCGCGATCCGGAGCCGCAGCGTCCGGCGATCCGCCGCGATCGGAACCGCCCGACGGCTCCTCGTAGGCGCGCGGCGCCTCCGGGACCTCCCTTGGCTCGCGTGATTCGCGTGGTTCCTGAGACTCGCGTGGCTCACGTGGTTCGCGACCCTCCCAAGAGGGACGCTGTTCCCGTGGTTCCCGTGGTTCCCGTGACTCCCGTGATTCGCGTGGCTCCCGAGGCTCGCGGTGCTCCCTCGAGTCGCCATGGATCTCGCGCCCTTCCCTGGGCTCGCGTCCTTCGCGACCCTCTCGTCCTTCACGGCGTCCGCGTCCCGAGCGCCGATCGCGCCCGGTCCGTCCCCCGCGCTCCTCGCGGCTGCGGGACTCCACTCCGCGCGCCTCGGTTGCCTCGGGGGGCCCGCCGTTCCGTCCACCCCGGCGTCCCCGGCCGCCCCGACGCCGGCGCCGGCGCTCGCCCGCACCCTCGTCGTCGCTCTCGCGCTCTCCGCGAACGAGCTTCTCGAAGTGGAGGAGCGCGTCGCGGGCGGCCTCCTGCTCCGCCTCCTTCTTGTTGTTTCCGTGGCCGCGTCCGAGCGTCTTGCCGTTCACGACCACCTCGACCGCGAAGAGCTTCTGATGGTCGGGACCGTTCTCGCTCGAGATGCGGTACTGCGGATGGGTCTTGAACTCGCCCTGCACATACTCCTGGAGCATGCTCTTGTAGTTCGCGAGATTCGCGTCGCTCAGGATCTCGTGCACCTCGCGCAGGAGGAGCCGCTCCGTGAGCTTCCGCGCGGGCTCGAGCCCGCCGTCCAGGTACACGGCTCCGATCACCCCTTCGAGCGTGTCGGCGAGGATCGACGCGCGCGCGTCCGCCGGACCCGTTCTCGGCCTCGCTCAGCAGGATGTACTTGCCGAGGCCCATGAGATTGGCGGTGCGCGAGAGGATGACGCGCGACACCAAGAGCGACTTCATCTTGGTCAGCTCGCCTTCGCGGAGCTTGGGAAACTTGTTGTAGAGGAACTCGTTCACGGCCAGCCCCACCACCGAGTCGCCGAGGAACTCCATGCGCTCGTTGGATTCGCCCCCCCGCCCCGGAGTGGCGTGCAGGTAAGAGCGATGGGTCATGGCCGTGCGAGCCAGAGCGGGATTCTTGAATTCGTACTTGAGAATCCGCTCGAGGCCCTTGAGATCGAGGTCCCGCTCCTTGGTCCGCACGGGTGCGGCCGCGGGGCGGTCCAGACCGAACAGCTTTCTCAGAAAGTTCACTGGTTCCAGGGACCCCTCATGGGATCCCTCCTATGCCACGTACCTCGATAACGCCAGGGTGACGTTGTGCCCACCAAAGCCCAGTGAGTTGGAGAGGGCTGCCTGCAGCTCGACCGCGCGTGCAGTGTTGGGGACGTAATCGAGGTCACAGTCGGGATCCGGAGTTTCGTAATTGATCGTCGGGGGGAGCTTCTGCCGCTCCAGGGCGAGGACGCAGATGATCGTCTCGAGCCCTCCGGCGGCACCCAGAAGATGCCCCGTCATCGACTTCGTCGAGCTGACCGGGAGCTTCTTCGCCTGTTCTCCGAAGACCGACTTGATGGCCTGTGTTTCAAATT
Above is a genomic segment from Candidatus Eisenbacteria bacterium containing:
- a CDS encoding zf-HC2 domain-containing protein, which codes for MNCRSAESLFSALIEDELSQNERRSLETHLLSCRKCSVSLKETRAALELFQSLPLEDTSPHFEEDVMVRIRSGEGLRPSLIEWARGFLAPPAWLRPVAVAGAGACAVWVAALIVYPALNRDPSVAPVASIETKAPSATESPSTVTPDAPAVSAGQGTSPAPSGTEIASGTATRVRALPPATSEPRQAQPPDLATVSSQATAQGPTGGSEIPNPGTGYVDEYITDQFYLDRGNGGSGAPSITPVSGRPSDDVYIIF
- a CDS encoding sigma-70 family RNA polymerase sigma factor yields the protein MPLEPLRLKKLDLAELSDEDVMERCAMGSEAAFRALVQRYRTRIMNLVCRFINDRDRAEEISQEVFLRVFRNRERYRKSGKFSTWIFTIAVNLTKNEIRSRVRHKGTFSLDAMEEDSSGQGMSFPDSKPLPDEDLTAHEIGQKVAEALRKIPARYREAVVLRDVEGLSYEEVGQILKIPGGTVRSRINRARLMLKERLKPHLTLEDV
- a CDS encoding tetratricopeptide repeat protein; this translates as MNVTRTSNERLKALLFCGTLALLAGEAAPARAYFFTLYTPAAIQCHVRSQLAEAAGDRVAAIAWAESVTVLDPRSSFARSRVALLCEEIGEDVRALEWGEQALALDSTNADGAMLVGRMRLRSGEAAKAVQVLTPPLRQLGAMPELYALRALANELNRNYEAALADLKRTDVLLPDFAWIATGILGLALEDGRLEEANQALRLALELKPGDPRTLALGVSLAQRRGDLALEETLLRELALGGEPRQEHVAALAGFLVREAKFQDFHQLLSWADARGLREDDIRVDAGQGLLAAGHYRAALEVVKPLKPDARTVPIRSRANLALGEERKALEGYRRNIPGWTFTREESLVVAYLEIRVGDRGKGIRTLEGVRRTPMANPRQVLAASLCYSLLGHPEMAVGLIRESAARGVSSPSVYAELGSTATVLGDSLLAQWAWERLRDLGTETSECLYFLASAELAQGNAPQAIHTLSRAIQLNPKNGRALLLLGSIRQKRGQLEMARELLTRASQCPETVIEANRALARVCRSLRLDSEAREAEARAKSGRPSPPTGLSLFQTR
- a CDS encoding putative dsRNA-binding protein — encoded protein: MIGAVYLDGGLEPARKLTERLLLREVHEILSDANLANYKSMLQEYVQGEFKTHPQYRISSENGPDHQKLFAVEVVVNGKTLGRGHGNNKKEAEQEAARDALLHFEKLVRGERESDDEGAGERRRRRRGGRGRRGGRNGGPPEATEARGVESRSREERGGRTGRDRRSGRGRREGREGREGREPREGREIHGDSREHREPREPRESRESREPREPREQRPSWEGREPREPRESQEPRESREPREVPEAPRAYEEPSGGSDRGGSPDAAAPDRGTSERSAASSRAESAPWAASHLQSEP